From Clostridia bacterium, a single genomic window includes:
- a CDS encoding helix-turn-helix transcriptional regulator yields the protein MEKMRFAENLYKIRKMRCISQKEVAERVGVSQAVVSMWENGSALPTLERFVAITTVLKCSADVLLGLEERSEEGGKGEGELPGYVRAFIREASDDFDKAGSK from the coding sequence ATGGAAAAAATGAGGTTTGCGGAAAATTTGTACAAAATCCGCAAGATGCGATGTATTTCGCAGAAGGAAGTCGCGGAGCGCGTTGGCGTTTCGCAGGCAGTTGTATCCATGTGGGAAAACGGCAGTGCGTTGCCCACATTGGAGCGGTTTGTGGCAATTACAACTGTTTTAAAGTGTAGTGCAGATGTGCTGCTTGGTCTTGAGGAAAGGAGTGAGGAAGGTGGCAAGGGAGAAGGCGAATTACCGGGATATGTTAGAGCATTTATCCGAGAAGCATCCGATGACTTTGACAAGGCAGGAAGCAAGTGA
- a CDS encoding DUF2513 domain-containing protein has translation MELNHNCIRDILVKVQKETDVIFDETTFQNYEPDEVQYHIRYCDKLGCFNKTEAWIDNSYNIVDLSPYGHAILQHIKDDTVFKKIKTFLVEKGLPFALDTIIEALKQLHI, from the coding sequence ATGGAATTGAATCATAATTGTATACGCGATATTTTGGTAAAAGTGCAAAAAGAAACAGATGTTATTTTTGACGAAACAACATTTCAAAATTACGAACCAGATGAGGTGCAATATCATATAAGGTACTGTGACAAGCTCGGCTGTTTTAACAAAACAGAAGCTTGGATAGATAACTCGTACAACATTGTAGATTTGTCGCCCTATGGCCATGCAATTTTACAACATATAAAAGACGATACTGTTTTCAAAAAAATCAAAACTTTCTTGGTTGAAAAAGGTTTGCCTTTTGCGTTAGATACTATTATAGAAGCATTAAAGCAATTACACATTTAA
- a CDS encoding ATP-binding protein, producing MGIPVLILGESGSGKSTSLRNFEIDEVGIFNVASKPLPFRKQLKKVNGATYKTIVDGLQAPKLKRYVIDDSQYLLCFELFDKLSEQGYQKFTNMAANFYNLVKFIITKTPEDVVVYFLHHVEQNGEGKLKAKTVGRMLDEKLSVEGLFSIVLYCVADGAEHKFITQSDGSTTAKSPMEMFPLEIDNDLKMVDTEIRNYYNLGGIEE from the coding sequence ATGGGAATCCCGGTTTTGATTTTAGGGGAGAGCGGAAGCGGAAAAAGTACAAGCCTTCGCAATTTCGAAATTGATGAAGTAGGCATTTTTAATGTGGCTTCTAAACCGTTGCCGTTTCGGAAACAGCTGAAAAAAGTGAATGGAGCTACATATAAGACAATTGTTGATGGGCTTCAAGCACCGAAGCTTAAAAGATATGTGATTGACGATTCACAGTATTTGCTTTGCTTCGAATTGTTTGACAAGCTCAGTGAACAAGGTTATCAGAAGTTTACAAATATGGCGGCAAATTTTTATAACTTGGTAAAGTTTATCATCACTAAAACACCGGAAGATGTGGTTGTATATTTTCTGCATCATGTGGAGCAAAATGGCGAAGGCAAGCTGAAGGCGAAGACGGTTGGCAGGATGCTTGACGAAAAGCTTTCGGTGGAAGGGTTGTTCAGTATTGTGCTGTACTGTGTGGCAGACGGAGCAGAACACAAATTTATCACGCAATCAGACGGAAGCACTACGGCAAAAAGTCCGATGGAAATGTTTCCGCTTGAGATAGACAACGACCTTAAGATGGTCGATACAGAAATCAGAAACTATTATAATTTAGGAGGAATTGAAGAATGA
- a CDS encoding ERCC4 domain-containing protein, with product MMKYNHFEIDEMLDSMVITYDTREQQTAKLKRRLKGFGCPVERKKLNFGDYSCCYTDTDGNKVYCDDLVAIERKMSLDELCACFCKGRQRFEREFLRAKQSGAKIHLLVEDGDYEKLFGGEYRSQLNPNSLIASYLAWAERYEIQLHFCREETTKLLIPKILKYWLKNHLEQMEE from the coding sequence ATGATGAAATATAACCATTTTGAAATTGATGAGATGCTCGATTCAATGGTGATTACATACGATACACGGGAACAGCAAACCGCAAAGCTTAAAAGACGGCTTAAAGGGTTTGGCTGTCCCGTGGAACGTAAGAAGCTGAATTTTGGGGATTATTCTTGTTGTTATACAGATACAGACGGAAATAAGGTGTACTGCGATGATTTGGTGGCAATTGAACGAAAAATGAGCCTTGACGAATTGTGTGCGTGTTTTTGCAAGGGAAGACAGCGGTTTGAACGTGAATTTCTGAGAGCAAAACAAAGCGGTGCCAAAATTCATTTACTGGTGGAAGACGGCGATTATGAGAAATTATTCGGTGGAGAATACAGAAGTCAGTTGAACCCGAATTCTTTAATCGCCTCTTATCTTGCCTGGGCAGAAAGATATGAAATACAGCTTCATTTTTGCCGGGAAGAAACCACAAAACTCCTGATTCCCAAGATATTAAAATACTGGCTCAAAAATCACTTAGAGCAGATGGAGGAATAA